The Sesamum indicum cultivar Zhongzhi No. 13 linkage group LG6, S_indicum_v1.0, whole genome shotgun sequence genome has a segment encoding these proteins:
- the LOC105165329 gene encoding U3 small nucleolar RNA-associated protein 18 homolog isoform X1, producing the protein MSLISQNAVPKEPVKKKKKAMKKGEIALLEEGKEEVEDGNEIVLDGTRNQKRKRGQKDNDELMEAEEKEMTKLENFLFGPLYTPVEFRKDDEDEAGEELDNDCALFFTDRTANSVLSVYEEDMDSGDKSTEGQESRQRKKVWVDDEEDKIRINIAKVNRLRKLRKEEDETFISRSEYVARLRAQHIKMNPGTEWARLDDQPRNYSSDDEDSEKETGVVVAGGYEDPKDADNILRINEDLVVKRSMKLLPGFLEYSRLVDANMKDPSSSTVNSVQFHKNGQLFLVGGKDKRLRFFHIDGKKNDMLQSVFFEDYQIYKAAFLPEGSHAILSGRRKFFYTYDLVKDRVDKIGPLAGREEKSLESFEVSPDSKTIAFLGNEGYILIVSTKTKELIGTLKMNGTVRSVAFTNDGQQLLSSGGDGQVYHWDMRTRSCFHIGVDEGCLNGTALCTSSVGNLFAAGSDSGIVNIYNREEFLGGKRKPLKAIENLTTKVDFMKFNHDAQILAIISRMKKNSMKLIHVPSLTVFTNWPPANQTLHHPMCVDFSPRGGFMALGDAGGRVSLYKLHHYHQA; encoded by the coding sequence ATGAGCCTGATTTCTCAAAATGCTGTACCTAAGGAGCcggtgaagaagaaaaagaaggcgATGAAGAAAGGCGAGATTGCGCTTCTTGAAGAGGGTAAAGAAGAGGTTGAAGATGGAAACGAGATTGTTTTGGATGGTACGAGGAAtcagaagagaaagagagggcAGAAGGATAATGATGAGCTAATGGAAGCTGAGGAGAAGGAAATGACGAAGCTAGAGAACTTTTTGTTTGGCCCTTTGTATACTCCGGTTGAGTTCCGCaaggatgatgaagatgaggCTGGAGAGGAGTTGGACAATGATTGTGCATTGTTTTTCACTGATAGAACAGCAAACAGTGTGTTGTCTGTGTATGAGGAGGACATGGATTCTGGAGATAAAAGTACTGAGGGACAGGAAAGCCGTCAAAGGAAAAAGGTCTGGGTTGATGATGAAGAggataaaattagaataaatataGCTAAAGTCAACAGATTGAGGAAGCTTAggaaagaagaggatgaaactTTTATTTCTCGCTCTGAGTACGTGGCAAGATTGCGAGCTCAGCATATAAAGATGAATCCAGGCACTGAATGGGCACGTCTCGATGACCAGCCAAGAAATTATAGTTCTGATGATGAGGATTCAGAGAAAGAAACTGGGGTGGTGGTAGCCGGTGGTTATGAGGATCCCAAAGATGCAGATAATATCCTCAGAATAAATGAAGACCTTGTCGTAAAGAGGAGCATGAAATTATTACCTGGATTTCTTGAGTACTCGAGACTGGTTGATGCTAATATGAAAGATCCTTCCAGTAGTACTGTTAATTCTGTTCAGTTTCACAAGAATGGACAGTTGTTCCTTGTTGGTGGAAAGGATAAACGATTAAGATTCTTTCACATTGACGGCAAAAAGAATGACATGTTGCAGAGCGTCTTCTTTGAGgattatcaaatttacaagGCTGCTTTCTTACCAGAGGGATCACATGCTATACTATCAGGCAGACGCAAGTTTTTTTATACCTATGATTTAGTTAAGGACAGGGTAGATAAAATAGGCCCCCTTGCAGGAAGGGAGGAAAAGAGCTTGGAATCCTTCGAGGTTAGTCCTGATTCTAAGACTATTGCATTTCTTGGCAATGAAGGGTATATCCTAATAGTTTCAACAAAGACGAAGGAACTCATTGGAACACTGAAAATGAATGGAACCGTCCGATCAGTAGCATTTACTAATGATGGTCAGCAACTGCTGAGCTCCGGTGGGGATGGGCAAGTTTACCACTGGGACATGAGAACGAGGTCTTGCTTCCACATAGGTGTTGATGAAGGTTGCCTAAATGGTACAGCCCTTTGTACTTCCTCTGTTGGGAACTTATTTGCAGCTGGTTCAGACAGTGGGATTGTGAACATCTACAATAGAGAAGAATTCTTGGGCGGGAAGAGGAAACCACTCAAAGCTATTGAGAACTTGACTACTAAGGTGgattttatgaaattcaaTCATGATGCTCAAATTTTGGCCATCATTTCCCGCATGAAGAAGAATAGCATGAAGCTGATCCACGTTCCATCACTTACTGTTTTCACAAACTGGCCTCCCGCTAATCAGACATTGCACCACCCAATGTGTGTGGACTTTAGCCCTCGTGGAGGTTTTATGGCACTGGGAGATGCTGGCGGGAGAGTATCGTTGTACAAGCTGCACCATTACCATCAGGCATAG
- the LOC105165329 gene encoding U3 small nucleolar RNA-associated protein 18 homolog isoform X2, with protein MSLISQNAVPKEPVKKKKKAMKKGEIALLEEGKEEVEDGNEIVLDGTRNQKRKRGQKDNDELMEAEEKEMTKLENFLFGPLYTPVEFRKDDEDEAGEELDNDCALFFTDRTANSVLSVYEEDMDSGDKSTEGQESRQRKKVWVDDEEDKIRINIAKVNRLRKLRKEEDETFISRSEYVARLRAQHIKMNPGTEWARLDDQPRNYSSDDEDSEKETGVVVAGGYEDPKDADNILRINEDLVVKRSMKLLPGFLEYSRLVDANMKDPSSSTVNSVQFHKNGQLFLVGGKDKRLRFFHIDGKKNDMLQSVFFEDYQIYKAAFLPEGSHAILSGRRKFFYTYDLVKDRVDKIGPLAGREEKSLESFEVSPDSKTIAFLGNEGYILIVSTKTKELIGTLKMNGTVRSVAFTNDGQQLLSSGGDGQVYHWDMRTRSCFHIGVDEGCLNGTALCTSSVGNLFAAGSDSGIVNIYNREEFLGGKRKPLKAIENLTTKVDFMKFNHDAQILAIISRMKKNSMKLIHVPSLTVFTNWPPANQTLHHPMCVDFSPRGGFMALGDAGGRVSLYKLHHYHQA; from the exons ATGAGCCTGATTTCTCAAAATGCTGTACCTAAGGAGCcggtgaagaagaaaaagaaggcgATGAAGAAAGGCGAGATTGCGCTTCTTGAAGAGGGTAAAGAAGAGGTTGAAGATGGAAACGAGATTGTTTTGGATGGTACGAGGAAtcagaagagaaagagagggcAGAAGGATAATGATGAGCTAATGGAAGCTGAGGAGAAGGAAATGACGAAGCTAGAGAACTTTTTGTTTGGCCCTTTGTATACTCCGGTTGAGTTCCGCaaggatgatgaagatgaggCTGGAGAGGAGTTGGACAATGATTGTGCATTGTTTTTCACTGATAGAACAGCAAACAGTGTGTTGTCTGTGTATGAGGAGGACATGGATTCTGGAGATAAAAGTACTGAGGGACAGGAAAGCCGTCAAAGGAAAAAGGTCTGGGTTGATGATGAAGAggataaaattagaataaatataGCTAAAGTCAACAGATTGAGGAAGCTTAggaaagaagaggatgaaactTTTATTTCTCGCTCTGAGTACGTGGCAAGATTGCGAGCTCAGCATATAAAGATGAATCCAGGCACTGAATGGGCACGTCTCGATGACCAGCCAAGAAATTATAGTTCTGATGATGAGGATTCAGAGAAAGAAACTGGGGTGGTGGTAGCCGGTGGTTATGAGGATCCCAAAGATGCAGATAATATCCTCAGAATAAATGAAGACCTTGTCGTAAAGAGGAGCATGAAATTATTACCTGGATTTCTTGAGTACTCGAGACTGGTTGATGCTAATATGAAAGATCCTTCCAGTAGTACTGTTAATTCTGTTCAGTTTCACAAGAATGGACAGTTGTTCCTTGTTGGTGGAAAGGATAAACGATTAAGATTCTTTCACATTGACGGCAAAAAGAATGACATGTTGCAGAGCGTCTTCTTTGAGgattatcaaatttacaagGCTGCTTTCTTACCAGAGGGATCACATGCTATACTATCAGGCAGACGCAAGTTTTTTTATACCTATGATTTAGTTAAGGACAGGGTAGATAAAATAGGCCCCCTTGCAGGAAGGGAGGAAAAGAGCTTGGAATCCTTCGAGGTTAGTCCTGATTCTAAGACTATTGCATTTCTTGGCAATGAAGGGTATATCCTAATAGTTTCAACAAAGACGAAGGAACTCATTGGAACACTGAAAATGAATGGAACCGTCCGATCAGTAGCATTTACTAATGATGGTCAGCAACTGCTGAGCTCCGGTGGGGATGGGCAAGTTTACCACTGGGACATGAGAACGAGGTCTTGCTTCCACATAGGTGTTGATGAAGGTTGCCTAAATGGTACAGCCCTTTGTACTTCCTCTGTTGGGAACTTATTTGCAGCTGGTTCAGACAGTGGGATTGTGAACATCTACAATAGAGAAGAATTCTTGGGCGGGAAGAGGAAACCACTCAAAGCTATTGAGAACTTGACTACTAAGGTGgattttatgaaattcaaTCATGATGCTCAAATTTTGGCCATCATTTCCCGCATGAAGAAGAATAGCATGAAGCTGATCCACGTTCCATCACTTACTGTTTTCACAAACTGGCCTCCCGCTAATCAGACATTGCACCACCCAATGTGTGTGGACTTTAGCCCTCGTGGAGGTTTTATGGCACTGGGAGATGCTGGCGGGAGAGTATCGTTGTACAAGCTGCACCATTACCATCAGGCATA G
- the LOC105165330 gene encoding photosystem II reaction center W protein, chloroplastic-like produces the protein MAATIFACTTTSSIARAAVLGKESAVRPLSILGLPLMSKKVGRVRCSTVGKPEEGESKVLGMGASLAVAACAAAVSSPAAMALVDERMSTEGTGLPFGLSNNLLGWILLGVFALIWSLYFIYTSSLEEDEESGMSL, from the exons ATGGCGGCCACCATCTTTGCCTGCACCACAACTTCATCAATCGCACGCGCCGCCGTCCTAGGGAAGGAGTCCGCCGTGCGCCCCTTATCCATTCTTG GGTTGCCATTGATGTCGAAGAAAGTTGGAAGAGTGAGGTGCTCCACGGTGGGAAAGCCAGAAGAAGGTGAGTCAAAAGTTCTTGGGATGGGAGCTTCACTTGCAGTGGCTGCTTGTGCTGCAGCCGTGTCAAGCCCGGCCGCGATGGCTCTGGTGGATGAGAGAATGAGCACAGAAGGAACAGGGCTGCCGTTTGGGCTAAGCAACAACCTATTGGGGTGGATCCTTTTGGGTGTTTTTGCTTTGATTTGGTCTCTCTACTTTATCTACACCTCTAGTCTTGAAGAGGATGAGGAGTCAGGGATGTCCCTTTGA
- the LOC105165331 gene encoding magnesium transporter MRS2-I-like isoform X2: MAEEDGFIVEAQMSFKKKGAVSRSWMVLDGSGQGVVLDLDKYDIMRRVPINARDLRILDPLLSYPCAILGREKAIVLNLEHIKAIITIDEVLLRDPLDDNVLPIVEELQRRLPLAIGRGEGEEEELPESRNSEAGTEQQTEFPFEFRALEVALEGICSSLDAQTRELEVAAYPALDELTAKTSSRNLDRVRKLKSSMTRLTSRVQKVRDELEQLLDDDDDMADLYLSRKSAVSASSPTDFGNAKWQLTADESPTISSKISRNSSRTSAVTSSQEENNVEELEMLLEAYFVQIESTMNKLTTLREYIDDTEDYINIQLDNHRNQLIQLELFLSSGTVCLSMYSLVAAIFGMNIPYPWRENHGYLFKWVVMLTVLACGSFFLSIITYARHKGLVGSN; the protein is encoded by the exons ATGGCTGAGGAGGATGGGTTCATCGTGGAAGCTCAGATGTCTTTCAAGAAGAAAGGTGCGGTTTCGAGGAGCTGGATGGTGTTGGACGGTAGTGGGCAGGGGGTGGTTTTGGATTTGGATAAGTATGATATCATGAGAAGAGTGCCCATAAATGCCAGAGACCTTCGAATTCTGGACCCTTTGTTGTCTTATCCTTGTGCGATTCTGGGAAGGGAAAAGGCAATTGTCCTCAACTTGGAG CACATCAAGGCAATCATAACAATTGATGAG GTATTACTAAGGGATCCTCTTGATGACAATGTCTTACCAATTGTTGAAGAGCTCCAAAGGCGGTTGCCGTTGGCGATTGGCCGTGgtgaaggagaagaagaagagttgCCTGAATCACGAAATAGTGAAGCTGGAACTGAGCAACAAACTG AGTTCCCGTTTGAATTCCGAGCTCTAGAAGTAGCATTAGAAGGTATATGTAGCTCTCTTGATGCTCAAACTAGAGAATTGGAGGTTGCTGCTTATCCTGCTTTGGATGAGCTGACTGCTAAG ACAAGCAGTCGAAACTTGGATCGTGTGAGAAAATTGAAGAGTTCTATGACAAGATTAACGAGTCGGGTTCAGAAA GTAAGGGACGAACTAGAGCAGCTTCTGGATGACGATGACGACATGGCCGACCTTTATTTGTCAAGAAAATCTGCCGTGTCAGCTTCCTCACCCACCGATTTTGGAAATGCCAAGTGGCAGCTGACAGCCGATGAATCCCCAACAATAAGCTCAAAGATATCCAGGAATAGCAGCAGGACAAGTGCAGTCACCAGTAGTCAAGAGGAAAATAACGTCGAGGAACTTGAAATGCTGCTTGAG GCTTACTTTGTACAAATCGAAAGCACAATGAATAAGCTGACCACG TTGCGAGAATACATTGACGACACAGAAGATTACATCAATATTCAG CTAGACAATCATCGGAATCAACTTATTCAG CTAGAACTGTTCCTAAGTTCCGGGACTGTGTGTTTGTCTATGTACTCTTTAGTTGCAGCCATATTCGGGATGAACATTCCGTATCCATGGAGGGAAAACCATGGCTACCTGTTTAAATGG GTGGTGATGCTTACTGTACTTGCTTGTGGATCGTTTTTCTTGTCGATAATCACATATGCTCGTCACAAGGGTCTTGTTGGTTCTAATTGA
- the LOC105165331 gene encoding magnesium transporter MRS2-I-like isoform X1 produces MAEEDGFIVEAQMSFKKKGAVSRSWMVLDGSGQGVVLDLDKYDIMRRVPINARDLRILDPLLSYPCAILGREKAIVLNLEHIKAIITIDEVLLRDPLDDNVLPIVEELQRRLPLAIGRGEGEEEELPESRNSEAGTEQQTEFPFEFRALEVALEGICSSLDAQTRELEVAAYPALDELTAKTSSRNLDRVRKLKSSMTRLTSRVQKVRDELEQLLDDDDDMADLYLSRKSAVSASSPTDFGNAKWQLTADESPTISSKISRNSSRTSAVTSSQEENNVEELEMLLEAYFVQIESTMNKLTTLREYIDDTEDYINIQLSFPSQLDNHRNQLIQLELFLSSGTVCLSMYSLVAAIFGMNIPYPWRENHGYLFKWVVMLTVLACGSFFLSIITYARHKGLVGSN; encoded by the exons ATGGCTGAGGAGGATGGGTTCATCGTGGAAGCTCAGATGTCTTTCAAGAAGAAAGGTGCGGTTTCGAGGAGCTGGATGGTGTTGGACGGTAGTGGGCAGGGGGTGGTTTTGGATTTGGATAAGTATGATATCATGAGAAGAGTGCCCATAAATGCCAGAGACCTTCGAATTCTGGACCCTTTGTTGTCTTATCCTTGTGCGATTCTGGGAAGGGAAAAGGCAATTGTCCTCAACTTGGAG CACATCAAGGCAATCATAACAATTGATGAG GTATTACTAAGGGATCCTCTTGATGACAATGTCTTACCAATTGTTGAAGAGCTCCAAAGGCGGTTGCCGTTGGCGATTGGCCGTGgtgaaggagaagaagaagagttgCCTGAATCACGAAATAGTGAAGCTGGAACTGAGCAACAAACTG AGTTCCCGTTTGAATTCCGAGCTCTAGAAGTAGCATTAGAAGGTATATGTAGCTCTCTTGATGCTCAAACTAGAGAATTGGAGGTTGCTGCTTATCCTGCTTTGGATGAGCTGACTGCTAAG ACAAGCAGTCGAAACTTGGATCGTGTGAGAAAATTGAAGAGTTCTATGACAAGATTAACGAGTCGGGTTCAGAAA GTAAGGGACGAACTAGAGCAGCTTCTGGATGACGATGACGACATGGCCGACCTTTATTTGTCAAGAAAATCTGCCGTGTCAGCTTCCTCACCCACCGATTTTGGAAATGCCAAGTGGCAGCTGACAGCCGATGAATCCCCAACAATAAGCTCAAAGATATCCAGGAATAGCAGCAGGACAAGTGCAGTCACCAGTAGTCAAGAGGAAAATAACGTCGAGGAACTTGAAATGCTGCTTGAG GCTTACTTTGTACAAATCGAAAGCACAATGAATAAGCTGACCACG TTGCGAGAATACATTGACGACACAGAAGATTACATCAATATTCAG CTGTCTTTTCCATCGCAGCTAGACAATCATCGGAATCAACTTATTCAG CTAGAACTGTTCCTAAGTTCCGGGACTGTGTGTTTGTCTATGTACTCTTTAGTTGCAGCCATATTCGGGATGAACATTCCGTATCCATGGAGGGAAAACCATGGCTACCTGTTTAAATGG GTGGTGATGCTTACTGTACTTGCTTGTGGATCGTTTTTCTTGTCGATAATCACATATGCTCGTCACAAGGGTCTTGTTGGTTCTAATTGA